AATCCGAAAAAAATCCAAACGGTTCAATCCCAATCCACAAAAACGCCGATAAGACACTCTGATAGAGGTTTCTGAATCCTTCGTATCGCAACGATTAATACGATGAGTCCGCTTCCGACGGGAAAGAGATTGTGAATCATCCCACCAGACTGCTCCGCTGGCTTGCTCCACCCGTTCGTCAGGAACGAGATGACTGGACCGCGTTGCGTGCGCAGGCCGCTGAACCATTGGAAGCCAATAATCCGGAGTATACAGCGCTCCGAAAAGAGTATCAGGAACTGAACGAAGAGAATCAGGATCTGAAAATTGCCGGTCAACAACGGACTCTGATTCAGTTACATATCCGGGTGCAGGTAATCTTACAGCGATGCCGACTCTATCTGGATACTCATCCCACGCATTCCGTTTCACAGCAGCAATTGCCAATTCTGGAGCGAATCCTGGATTATGTGCGGCAGGAGCAGCAGTACATTCGGCAGCAATTGCTCTTGGGTCAGACCTCATTGCACTATCTGAAGCAATTGAAAGAAGCGACACAGGAGATCTGGACGAAGCCCTTCTGCAATCCGAACTATCTGCTCAATCTGTTACGCAAAATCAAAAATGACGATGTGCATCTGAGCGATCCGGGACAGATCTTGTTTTTATCTTTTAGTGATTTTCTGGATGTCGCCCGTCAGAGTATGTCGGGTGAGGACTTGCCGGTTTTCGCGCGCGGTCTCGAAACGGCCCGCCTGATCAATGCCGTAAGCCGACGGGTGCGGGATTGGCAGGGCAATTCGGAGTTGTTGATGATGGCCGGTCTGTTGCATGACTTCGGCTGGTTGATGCTGCAGCAAAACAAGTCCGATCTGTCTGATGATCAACAGAGAATCGTAGACGATGAGCGAGGAGAACATCCCGTTCTGGGAGCCGCTTTGCTGGGAGGCGTACGCGGTTTTCCGGGAGATTCATACCTGTGTGAAATTGTCTCACAGCATCACGAGCGTCTGGACGGCACTGGTTATCCACGTCGGTTGCATACGACGGCGCTCGGTGAACACGCGCGGCGAATGGCGGTGGTCTGCCGTTATCTGGAATTGAAAAATAACCGGCGCGAATTGACGGCTGACGGAATTCGAAGCTTTGACAGCGAAGAAGCAGCTTTTGCTGCAGCGCTGCAGTTGTATCGGGAAACGATTCGCGGCGAATGGGATCAGACCGCCGTCGGTCAGTTAATGGCAGCCCTGGATCCAAATTTGCCCGAAGAACTGAGTCAGGCCGATCAACATAACGACCCTTTTTCACTCAGGCGATTCCAGAACTATCGTCGAGATGTGTCTGAGTCGCTGATACCGCCGCCCCACTTCCATGCCGGCACTGATTTAACCAAAACAAAACCGACAGTAGACAGTTAAGAAAAAAAATGCGTGGCGGGCCGGGCGACGCTGATGGGATCAACGGAACGTCAAAACGCGACAACAATCCCGAATCCGGGCATACGTAAGTTATGACACAGAAGAACAACTCTCAAAGCGAGATTACTTTCGCTGCCGACGGTTATTGGGCAGAAGCACGGCAACCACTGGTCTGCCTGGTGTTTCTGGCGCCGTTATTGTTGATCTATGAGTTGGGCGTGCTTTCCATGGGGGGCAGTCAGCCGGAGTTGATTCGCAATGGTGCCGACTACTGGATGCGGAGCTGGTTATCGCAACTGGGGCTCACGCAAACATTTCTTCTGCCGGCGTTGATTGTCGGCACCCTGCTGATGTGGCATATCGTGTTGAAGCATCCCTGGAAATTTTCCGGCGAGACACTGCTGGGAATGTTTGCCGAGAGTCTGTTATTTGCGTTCTGTCTGATCATCTTAGGGCAGGTACAGGATCTGGCATTTCAGCAATTACCGCAGCCGGTGACGATGTTCATCGAACGGGAGTCGGCTTCGCGCGTCGTCAGTTTTGTCGGGGCCGGCGTCTACGAAGAAGTCATGTTTCGCCTGTTACTGCTGCCTCTGTGCTATCTGCTGTTTCGGGGGATGATGCTTGAAGTCCGTCCCTCAGCTGTGCTGGCGATTATTACGACAAGCCTGATCTTCTCACTCGCACATTATGTCGGTGCATCCGGTGATCAGTTTTCGGTCTTCAGTTTCACCTTTCGGACGGTGGCAGGACTTTTCTTTGCCGGCCTGTTTTTCCTGCGAGGGTTCGG
This window of the Gimesia fumaroli genome carries:
- a CDS encoding HD-GYP domain-containing protein, which encodes MNHPTRLLRWLAPPVRQERDDWTALRAQAAEPLEANNPEYTALRKEYQELNEENQDLKIAGQQRTLIQLHIRVQVILQRCRLYLDTHPTHSVSQQQLPILERILDYVRQEQQYIRQQLLLGQTSLHYLKQLKEATQEIWTKPFCNPNYLLNLLRKIKNDDVHLSDPGQILFLSFSDFLDVARQSMSGEDLPVFARGLETARLINAVSRRVRDWQGNSELLMMAGLLHDFGWLMLQQNKSDLSDDQQRIVDDERGEHPVLGAALLGGVRGFPGDSYLCEIVSQHHERLDGTGYPRRLHTTALGEHARRMAVVCRYLELKNNRRELTADGIRSFDSEEAAFAAALQLYRETIRGEWDQTAVGQLMAALDPNLPEELSQADQHNDPFSLRRFQNYRRDVSESLIPPPHFHAGTDLTKTKPTVDS
- a CDS encoding CPBP family intramembrane glutamic endopeptidase produces the protein MTQKNNSQSEITFAADGYWAEARQPLVCLVFLAPLLLIYELGVLSMGGSQPELIRNGADYWMRSWLSQLGLTQTFLLPALIVGTLLMWHIVLKHPWKFSGETLLGMFAESLLFAFCLIILGQVQDLAFQQLPQPVTMFIERESASRVVSFVGAGVYEEVMFRLLLLPLCYLLFRGMMLEVRPSAVLAIITTSLIFSLAHYVGASGDQFSVFSFTFRTVAGLFFAGLFFLRGFGITVGAHATYDVIVGVMLVSGP